From a region of the Archocentrus centrarchus isolate MPI-CPG fArcCen1 unplaced genomic scaffold, fArcCen1 scaffold_58_ctg1, whole genome shotgun sequence genome:
- the tspan4b gene encoding tetraspanin-4 produces MSVSQQCLCGVKYLMFVFNLIFWLGGCGLFGVGVWLSFTQSEFSSLPLSFPSLSAANLLLVAGGITMVTGFLGCLGALKEQRCLLFMFFLILLLLVLIEVTLVLVTHIFHDKLDSRAQKELKEDMKLYKSEPGLEKSWDSVQKMFKCCGVTNKTDWYNVLNGTLPSSCCSVGTDACVEGWPEPCYQKAREWLLNNIPSVLVFGVCIGVVQILALVFSMLMYCQILSVEKHLG; encoded by the exons ATGTCGGTGTCTCAGCAGTGCTTATGTGGTGTCAAATATTTGATGTTTGTCTTTAATCTCATCTTCTGG CTAGGAGGATGTGGCCTGTTTGGAGTTGGAGTCTGGCTGTCCTTCACACAGTCAGAGTTTTCCTCTCTTCCACTTTCATTTCCGTCTCTCTCAGCTGCCAATCTGCTGCTAGTTGCTGGTGGTATTACTATGGTAACGGGCTTTCTGGGTTGTCTTGGAGCCCTTAAGGAGCAGCGTTGCCTGTTGTTTATG ttCTTTTTGATCCTGTTACTCCTGGTCCTGATAGAGGTCACGCTTGTGTTGGTTACCCACATTTTTCATGACAAG CTGGATTCAAGAGCACAAAAGGAATTAAAGGAAGATATGAAACTGTATAAATCAGAACCTGGACTTGAAAAATCCTGGGACAGTGTCCAGAAAATG TTCAAGTGCTGTGGAGTAACCAATAAAACAGACTGGTATAACGTGCTGAATGGGACTCTGCCGTCATCGTGCTGCTCTGTTGGGACAGACGCCTGTGTTGAAGGATGGCCCGag CCATGCTACCAGAAGGCCAGAGAGTGGCTGCTGAACAACATCCCCTCTGTCCTGGTGTTTGGAGTGTGTATTGGTGTTGTGCAG ATCCTGGCGCTGGTGTTCTCCATGCTCATGTACTGTCAAATCCTCTCTGTGGAGAAACACTTGGGCTAA
- the LOC115777610 gene encoding synembryn-A-like isoform X2, producing the protein MVPDITRIIESITQRDQDTVQLLLNRYNTQYAECFFFNTEAQERRKQQQLEEFRKRKVRDYAPDSDSDSDDDQSDLTLRQDLSAALLCFISSQLQPAVLRVCLHTLRILSRDRRALGPMVTDSALLTLANMGGIALLQACPQQEKEGAENQLGRAQKQTHTRAVSGCEQAAGADAALSGGSVVSSSVPAEGAVAPAAQGSINYFYKWKHDGGHAVLSRGKKDTQQEETEETEKEEDGEVCRKEALKVLCNIIYNSPQAQERASALRLLQGLWETLKEEIWRREPLSCHFYKLRLLFLLTALRPELRLQLQQERGVSVLTKALEQCLAVRWAVEYEVLTDSTEPPISKEVSQKVIEILKTLFNITHMFHRQEPDEEDAALYRHLAAVLRHCLLLSCDGEDTLEELQGHTVNVLSALPLTCLDVLVSVPVDQASHKCEGVNMDCVHKLLLFMDRRLNRGLKLKEKLTPVLNLLTESSRVHRETRCYLRQKILPPLRDVAIRPEQDSALRGQLVRLMTHVDTDVKDCAAELLFVLCKENVSRFVKYTGYGNAAGLLAARGLLNGRRNPSDSQYSSDSDSDTEEYREAKARINLVTGRVEAEQPDPMEGMTDEEKEEEARHLMSMINRLSREQIIQPMGVTAEGRLAPLWGQMSDCTLEEREDEDEDEDLNLMPDGRKDKQME; encoded by the exons ATGGTTCCAGACATAACGAGGATTATTGAAAGCATCACCCAAAGAGACCAGGACACGGTCCAGCTTCTGCTGAATCGCTACAACACACAG TATGCAGAGTGCTTCTTTTTCAACACTGAGGCGCAGGAGAGGCGAAAG caacaacaactgGAAGAG TTCAGGAAGAGAAAAGTGAGGGACTACGCTCCTGACTCTGACTCTGACTCTGATGATGACCAATCAGATCTTACTCTCCGACAG GATCTGTCTGCAGCCCTGCTGTGCTTCATTAGCAGTCAGCTACAGCCAGCGGTTTTACGGGTTTGCCTGCATACACTGCGTATCCTGTCCCGTGACCGTAGGGCCCTGGGACCCATGGTCACTGATAGTGCACTTCTCACCTTAGCAAACATGGGCGGCATCGCCTTATTGCAGGCATGCCCAcagcaagaaaaggaaggagcTGAAAATCAGCTGGGCAGAGCACAAAAGCAGACCCACACTCGAGCTGTGAGTGGCTGTGAGCAGGCCGCAGGAGCTGATGCTGCCCTGTCCGGGGGCTCTGTGGTTTCGTCTTCTGTTCCTGCTGAAggagctgtcgctccagccgcGCAAGGTTCAATTAATTATTTCTATAAGTGGAAACATGACGGAGGCCATGCAGTGCTTTCCCGTGGCAAAAAAGACACCCAACAAGAGGAGACCGAGgagacagagaaggaggaggatggagaggTGTGCAGGAAGGAGGCCCTGAAAGTCTTGTGTAACATCATCTACAACAGTCCCCAGGCACAGGAGCGAGCCAGCGCGCTCAG GCTGTTGCAAGGTCTGTGGGAGACTCTGAAGGAGGAGATCTGGAGACGAGAGCCGCTCAGCTGCCACTTCTACAAGCTGAGGCTGCTCTTCTTACTGACAGCCCTGAGGCCCGagctcaggctgcagctgcaacAG GAGCGCGGCGTGTCGGTGCTGACCAAAGCCTTGGAGCAGTGCCTGGCTGTGAGGTGGGCTGTGGAATACGAGGTGCTCACTGACAGTACAGAGCCTCCCATTTCCAAGGAGGTGTCCCAGAAAGTCATCGAGATCCTCAAGACGCTCTTCAACATCACTCACATGTTCCACAGGCAGGAGCCTGATGAG GAAGATGCTGCCCTGTATCGACACCTAGCAGCTGTGCTGCGCCATTGCCTGCTGCTGTCATGTGATGGAGAGGACACATTAGAAGAACTCCAAGG ACACACAGTGAATGTCCTGTCAGCACTGCCACTGACGTGTCTGGATGTCCTCGTCTCTGTTCCTGTGGACCAAGCGTCCCATAAGTGTGAGGGAGTCAACATGGACTGTGTCCACAAATTGTTGCTCTTTATGGACAGACGCCTAAACAGG GGCCTGAAGCTGAAGGAGAAACTCACACCTGTACTGAACCTGCTGACGGAGAGTTCTCGAGTACACAGGGAGACGCGCTGCTACTTACGGCAAAAG ATCCTGCCTCCACTGAGGGATGTTGCCATCAGACCTGAGCAGGACAGCGCACTGAGAGGCCAGCTGGTCCGCCTGATGACCCACGTTGACACAGATGTGAAGGATTgtgctgctgagctgctgtttgtgctcTGCAAAGAGAATG TCAGCCGATTTGTTAAATATACTGGATATGGCAATGCTGCAGGGCTGTTGGCAGCTCGGGGACTGCTGAATGGCAGAAGGAATCCTAGTGACAGCCAGTACTCCAGTGACTCCGACTCAGACACAGAAGAGTACAGAGAGGCCAAAGCCAGGATTAACCTGGTTACTGGTCGAGTAGAGGCAGAGCAGCCCGATCCAATGGAGGGCATGACGGacgaagagaaagaagaggaggcacGCCACCTCATGAGTATGATCAACAGACTGTCACG AGAACAAATCATTCAGCCAATGGGTGTGACAGCAGAGGGCAGACTGGCTCCACTTTGGGGCCAAATGAGCGACTGCACATTGGAAGAAagggaagatgaagatgaagatgaagatttGAATCTGATGCCAGATGGGAGGAAAGACAAACAGATGGAATAG
- the LOC115777610 gene encoding synembryn-A-like isoform X1, with amino-acid sequence MPTGMVPDITRIIESITQRDQDTVQLLLNRYNTQYAECFFFNTEAQERRKQQQLEEFRKRKVRDYAPDSDSDSDDDQSDLTLRQDLSAALLCFISSQLQPAVLRVCLHTLRILSRDRRALGPMVTDSALLTLANMGGIALLQACPQQEKEGAENQLGRAQKQTHTRAVSGCEQAAGADAALSGGSVVSSSVPAEGAVAPAAQGSINYFYKWKHDGGHAVLSRGKKDTQQEETEETEKEEDGEVCRKEALKVLCNIIYNSPQAQERASALRLLQGLWETLKEEIWRREPLSCHFYKLRLLFLLTALRPELRLQLQQERGVSVLTKALEQCLAVRWAVEYEVLTDSTEPPISKEVSQKVIEILKTLFNITHMFHRQEPDEEDAALYRHLAAVLRHCLLLSCDGEDTLEELQGHTVNVLSALPLTCLDVLVSVPVDQASHKCEGVNMDCVHKLLLFMDRRLNRGLKLKEKLTPVLNLLTESSRVHRETRCYLRQKILPPLRDVAIRPEQDSALRGQLVRLMTHVDTDVKDCAAELLFVLCKENVSRFVKYTGYGNAAGLLAARGLLNGRRNPSDSQYSSDSDSDTEEYREAKARINLVTGRVEAEQPDPMEGMTDEEKEEEARHLMSMINRLSREQIIQPMGVTAEGRLAPLWGQMSDCTLEEREDEDEDEDLNLMPDGRKDKQME; translated from the exons ATGCCAACAG GCATGGTTCCAGACATAACGAGGATTATTGAAAGCATCACCCAAAGAGACCAGGACACGGTCCAGCTTCTGCTGAATCGCTACAACACACAG TATGCAGAGTGCTTCTTTTTCAACACTGAGGCGCAGGAGAGGCGAAAG caacaacaactgGAAGAG TTCAGGAAGAGAAAAGTGAGGGACTACGCTCCTGACTCTGACTCTGACTCTGATGATGACCAATCAGATCTTACTCTCCGACAG GATCTGTCTGCAGCCCTGCTGTGCTTCATTAGCAGTCAGCTACAGCCAGCGGTTTTACGGGTTTGCCTGCATACACTGCGTATCCTGTCCCGTGACCGTAGGGCCCTGGGACCCATGGTCACTGATAGTGCACTTCTCACCTTAGCAAACATGGGCGGCATCGCCTTATTGCAGGCATGCCCAcagcaagaaaaggaaggagcTGAAAATCAGCTGGGCAGAGCACAAAAGCAGACCCACACTCGAGCTGTGAGTGGCTGTGAGCAGGCCGCAGGAGCTGATGCTGCCCTGTCCGGGGGCTCTGTGGTTTCGTCTTCTGTTCCTGCTGAAggagctgtcgctccagccgcGCAAGGTTCAATTAATTATTTCTATAAGTGGAAACATGACGGAGGCCATGCAGTGCTTTCCCGTGGCAAAAAAGACACCCAACAAGAGGAGACCGAGgagacagagaaggaggaggatggagaggTGTGCAGGAAGGAGGCCCTGAAAGTCTTGTGTAACATCATCTACAACAGTCCCCAGGCACAGGAGCGAGCCAGCGCGCTCAG GCTGTTGCAAGGTCTGTGGGAGACTCTGAAGGAGGAGATCTGGAGACGAGAGCCGCTCAGCTGCCACTTCTACAAGCTGAGGCTGCTCTTCTTACTGACAGCCCTGAGGCCCGagctcaggctgcagctgcaacAG GAGCGCGGCGTGTCGGTGCTGACCAAAGCCTTGGAGCAGTGCCTGGCTGTGAGGTGGGCTGTGGAATACGAGGTGCTCACTGACAGTACAGAGCCTCCCATTTCCAAGGAGGTGTCCCAGAAAGTCATCGAGATCCTCAAGACGCTCTTCAACATCACTCACATGTTCCACAGGCAGGAGCCTGATGAG GAAGATGCTGCCCTGTATCGACACCTAGCAGCTGTGCTGCGCCATTGCCTGCTGCTGTCATGTGATGGAGAGGACACATTAGAAGAACTCCAAGG ACACACAGTGAATGTCCTGTCAGCACTGCCACTGACGTGTCTGGATGTCCTCGTCTCTGTTCCTGTGGACCAAGCGTCCCATAAGTGTGAGGGAGTCAACATGGACTGTGTCCACAAATTGTTGCTCTTTATGGACAGACGCCTAAACAGG GGCCTGAAGCTGAAGGAGAAACTCACACCTGTACTGAACCTGCTGACGGAGAGTTCTCGAGTACACAGGGAGACGCGCTGCTACTTACGGCAAAAG ATCCTGCCTCCACTGAGGGATGTTGCCATCAGACCTGAGCAGGACAGCGCACTGAGAGGCCAGCTGGTCCGCCTGATGACCCACGTTGACACAGATGTGAAGGATTgtgctgctgagctgctgtttgtgctcTGCAAAGAGAATG TCAGCCGATTTGTTAAATATACTGGATATGGCAATGCTGCAGGGCTGTTGGCAGCTCGGGGACTGCTGAATGGCAGAAGGAATCCTAGTGACAGCCAGTACTCCAGTGACTCCGACTCAGACACAGAAGAGTACAGAGAGGCCAAAGCCAGGATTAACCTGGTTACTGGTCGAGTAGAGGCAGAGCAGCCCGATCCAATGGAGGGCATGACGGacgaagagaaagaagaggaggcacGCCACCTCATGAGTATGATCAACAGACTGTCACG AGAACAAATCATTCAGCCAATGGGTGTGACAGCAGAGGGCAGACTGGCTCCACTTTGGGGCCAAATGAGCGACTGCACATTGGAAGAAagggaagatgaagatgaagatgaagatttGAATCTGATGCCAGATGGGAGGAAAGACAAACAGATGGAATAG